A window from Corynebacterium accolens encodes these proteins:
- the hemE gene encoding uroporphyrinogen decarboxylase, with protein MSRLNRAPIIDAALGRTPSRPPVWLMRQAGRSLPEYRAAREGISMLDSCFMPELLAEITLQPVRRHDVDAAILFSDIVVPLKAAGVNVDIVPGRGPVMEKAVREKGDIGKLPILDTDVPEVAQGIAGILGELTETQALIGFVGAPFTLASYLIEGGPSKNHERTKALMHAEPETWHMLMRRLVPTIINFLRVQVDAGIDAMQLFDSWAGYLNERDYREFVLPYSQEILASVDIPRIHFGVGTGELLQAMSEAGSEVMGVDYRVAMDAAAQRVNSRVLQGNLDPALLFAGDDAVRQAVRTIRGEVERAQQRGDIDTHIWNLGHGVLPTTDAEAITRAVSIIHEEG; from the coding sequence ATGTCTCGACTTAACCGCGCCCCCATTATCGATGCCGCCCTCGGCCGCACCCCCTCCCGCCCGCCAGTGTGGTTGATGCGTCAAGCTGGTCGCTCCCTGCCGGAGTACCGCGCCGCCCGCGAGGGCATCAGCATGCTGGACTCTTGCTTCATGCCGGAACTCCTCGCAGAAATCACCCTGCAACCGGTGCGCCGCCACGACGTGGACGCGGCCATCCTCTTCTCCGATATCGTCGTCCCGCTCAAGGCCGCCGGCGTCAACGTCGACATCGTGCCCGGCCGCGGGCCGGTGATGGAGAAGGCGGTGAGGGAGAAGGGGGACATCGGCAAGCTGCCTATCCTTGATACCGACGTGCCCGAAGTCGCCCAAGGCATTGCGGGCATCCTCGGCGAGCTTACCGAGACCCAAGCGCTCATCGGGTTCGTCGGCGCGCCATTTACCCTGGCCAGCTACCTCATTGAGGGCGGGCCGTCCAAGAACCACGAGCGCACCAAGGCGCTCATGCACGCCGAGCCCGAGACGTGGCACATGCTCATGCGCCGGCTCGTGCCCACCATCATTAATTTCCTGCGGGTGCAGGTCGATGCCGGCATCGACGCCATGCAGCTTTTCGATTCCTGGGCCGGCTACCTCAACGAGCGTGACTACCGCGAGTTCGTGCTGCCATATTCGCAGGAAATCCTCGCCAGCGTCGATATTCCGCGCATCCACTTCGGCGTGGGCACCGGGGAGCTGCTACAGGCGATGTCCGAAGCCGGCTCCGAGGTCATGGGCGTGGACTACCGCGTGGCCATGGACGCCGCCGCCCAGCGCGTGAACTCGCGCGTGCTGCAGGGCAACCTCGACCCGGCGCTGCTTTTTGCCGGCGACGATGCCGTGCGCCAGGCCGTGCGCACCATCCGCGGCGAGGTGGAGCGCGCCCAGCAGCGCGGCGATATCGACACCCACATCTGGAACCTTGGGCACGGGGTGCTGCCCACCACCGACGCGGAGGCCATCACCCGCGCCGTATCCATCATTCACGAGGAGGGCTAA
- a CDS encoding tellurium resistance protein TerC produces MTSMFPGHGRRDDDRNGGSAXKXHRPGPRDYNRPVQHTTQDQDLSVWPRPLQWAYWVLVVAAVIMLVSGMVGIFGGGGEQMEPSDSRIAEYVRSNRLFVSVFNIIGAILLALFSAQLANGSKWARRIISVVIAIALFFNIAALALGIGGLGLLIIAVTLLIAVVLLFRPXSNRFIAHRSLHGRD; encoded by the coding sequence ATGACCAGCATGTTCCCCGGCCACGGCCGGCGCGATGATGATCGGAACGGCGGTTCTGCGGRTAAGAAWCATCGCCCGGGGCCCCGTGACTATAACCGCCCTGTGCAGCACACCACCCAGGATCAAGACTTGTCCGTGTGGCCGCGCCCGCTCCAGTGGGCGTATTGGGTTCTCGTTGTTGCAGCCGTCATCATGCTGGTCAGCGGCATGGTCGGCATCTTCGGCGGAGGCGGCGAGCAGATGGAGCCTTCGGATTCGCGCATCGCCGAGTACGTGCGGTCGAACCGCCTATTCGTCTCGGTATTTAATATCATCGGCGCGATCCTTCTGGCGCTCTTTTCCGCGCAACTCGCCAACGGATCGAAGTGGGCGCGCCGTATTATCTCCGTCGTCATTGCGATTGCCCTCTTCTTCAATATCGCGGCCCTAGCGCTTGGCATTGGCGGGCTTGGCCTGCTGATTATCGCCGTGACGCTGCTAATCGCGGTGGTTCTGCTCTTCCGGCCCCMGTCCAACCGGTTTATCGCCCACCGCAGCCTCCACGGGCGCGACTGA
- a CDS encoding protoporphyrinogen oxidase — MRIAIIGAGLAGLTAAYELRDHDVEVFEAAGRIGGKLYSVPFNDGPTDMGAEAFLARRRDAVEFFHSLGLAGSLVDPSGLRSLVYSGELKALPQGGVMGIPSHSAPVAHLVSEETARRIDNEQPFEWTVGGDVSVGELVRQQYGGDLVDRVVSALLGGVYSCTADDLGLRATIPTLADALDSLAASHPVTLSAAVRSLEEARADNPSGSGPVFQTFRGGYAEVYETLAEKSDAKIFVDTFISGITRNGDKFHLTGAPGDTAPFDRVLVATPAPTAARLLPKVAPDAATRLKGVKLAASAVVGLKFESDTDPSGTALPQNSGILVATDQDDVHAKAFTLSSRKWPHLAERGGALVRASFGRFGDDAIVRAEEDDLVDYALDDLQHLTGFDGRAAGVAEIFTQRWFGGLPRFDSTHLDTVAAVRDALSQSPGVDVTGAWAGGVGVPAVIADARAAAARIAGS; from the coding sequence ATGCGTATTGCCATCATCGGTGCCGGCCTCGCCGGCCTTACCGCCGCCTACGAACTGCGTGATCACGACGTCGAGGTTTTCGAGGCCGCCGGGCGCATTGGCGGCAAGCTGTATTCCGTGCCGTTTAATGACGGCCCCACCGACATGGGCGCCGAGGCCTTCCTCGCCCGGCGGCGCGATGCGGTGGAGTTCTTCCACTCCCTCGGCCTTGCCGGCAGTTTAGTTGACCCGTCAGGTTTGCGCTCGCTGGTCTACAGCGGGGAGCTCAAGGCCCTGCCGCAGGGCGGGGTGATGGGCATTCCGTCGCATTCCGCGCCGGTCGCGCACCTGGTTTCGGAGGAGACGGCGCGGCGCATCGATAACGAGCAGCCCTTCGAGTGGACCGTGGGCGGCGACGTTTCGGTCGGTGAGTTGGTGCGTCAACAATACGGCGGCGACCTGGTGGACCGCGTGGTTTCCGCGCTGCTGGGCGGGGTGTACTCATGCACCGCCGATGACCTGGGCCTGCGCGCCACCATCCCCACGCTTGCCGATGCCCTCGATTCCCTCGCCGCCTCCCACCCCGTCACCCTTTCTGCGGCCGTGCGCTCCCTTGAGGAAGCCCGTGCGGATAACCCCAGCGGTTCCGGGCCCGTTTTCCAGACCTTCCGCGGTGGCTACGCCGAGGTTTACGAGACCCTGGCGGAAAAATCCGACGCGAAGATTTTCGTTGACACGTTCATTTCTGGCATCACGCGCAATGGCGATAAGTTCCACCTGACCGGCGCGCCGGGCGATACCGCGCCCTTCGACCGCGTGCTGGTAGCTACACCAGCACCGACCGCCGCGCGTCTGCTGCCCAAGGTGGCTCCGGATGCGGCGACGCGGTTGAAGGGGGTGAAGCTGGCGGCATCGGCAGTCGTGGGCCTCAAATTCGAATCCGACACCGATCCCTCCGGCACCGCGCTGCCGCAAAACTCCGGCATCCTCGTCGCCACCGACCAAGATGACGTGCATGCAAAGGCGTTTACGTTGTCATCGCGCAAGTGGCCCCACCTGGCAGAGCGCGGCGGAGCGTTGGTGCGCGCCTCGTTCGGCCGGTTCGGCGACGACGCCATCGTCCGCGCCGAGGAAGACGACCTCGTGGACTACGCCCTCGATGACCTGCAGCACCTGACCGGCTTCGACGGCCGCGCGGCTGGCGTTGCCGAAATCTTCACACAGCGCTGGTTCGGCGGCCTGCCCCGCTTTGATTCCACCCACCTCGACACCGTGGCCGCCGTGCGCGATGCCTTATCCCAGTCCCCAGGCGTCGACGTCACGGGTGCCTGGGCCGGCGGCGTGGGCGTGCCTGCGGTCATCGCGGATGCGCGCGCTGCCGCCGCCCGCATCGCTGGCAGCTAG